Proteins from a genomic interval of Fibrobacter sp.:
- the argJ gene encoding bifunctional glutamate N-acetyltransferase/amino-acid acetyltransferase ArgJ translates to MPSSLKIVPGGVTKAAGFKAGGLKAGIKVTGKKDLALLVSERPCTAAGAFTTNAIRASSVDWCSNLLPSSEIFSVICNSGCANACTGKQGEVDTRVMAEAVASAIGVRKEAVLVASTGVIGKFLPMEKVKSTISPLVRSLSAKNGKEFATAIMTTDLVKKESAVEASTGGKHFTVGGCCKGSGMIHPNMATMLAFITTDVSISAAKLNKIVKRVIDMTFNNLTVDGDTSTNDMVLVLANGASGVEIRTASELDLFQNALFTVCNDLCKKIAADGEGATKRVEIRVAGALNEKDAKKAAKAVANSNLTKCALFGNDPNWGRISCAVGYSGASFSKEKMTILMCGVPVFKNLQPVPFDEKKLHKLLKKKVVDIDINLGKGKAAAIAHTCDLSYDYVKINAEYHT, encoded by the coding sequence ATGCCATCATCGCTGAAAATTGTTCCCGGAGGGGTTACAAAGGCAGCGGGGTTTAAGGCTGGTGGGTTGAAGGCGGGAATCAAGGTTACCGGGAAGAAGGATCTTGCTTTGCTGGTCAGTGAGAGGCCATGTACTGCTGCCGGTGCTTTTACCACTAACGCTATCCGTGCATCGAGTGTTGATTGGTGCAGCAATCTCCTCCCCTCATCAGAGATTTTCTCAGTGATCTGTAACAGTGGCTGTGCCAATGCCTGTACAGGTAAACAGGGAGAAGTCGATACCAGGGTTATGGCCGAAGCTGTCGCCAGTGCAATCGGAGTCAGGAAAGAGGCTGTTCTGGTTGCTTCAACCGGTGTCATAGGAAAGTTTCTTCCAATGGAAAAGGTCAAGTCAACGATATCTCCTCTGGTCAGGTCTCTTTCTGCAAAAAACGGGAAGGAGTTTGCTACTGCCATCATGACAACAGACCTTGTCAAAAAGGAGAGTGCGGTTGAGGCATCGACAGGCGGAAAACACTTTACAGTAGGAGGGTGCTGCAAAGGTTCAGGAATGATTCATCCGAATATGGCAACGATGCTGGCTTTTATCACCACTGATGTATCCATAAGTGCGGCGAAGCTGAATAAAATTGTCAAGCGGGTGATAGACATGACCTTCAACAATCTTACTGTTGACGGGGACACCTCTACCAATGATATGGTTCTGGTGCTTGCAAACGGGGCATCGGGTGTGGAAATCCGTACGGCATCAGAGCTGGATCTTTTCCAGAACGCACTTTTTACCGTCTGTAATGATCTATGCAAGAAAATTGCCGCTGATGGGGAGGGTGCGACTAAGAGAGTTGAGATCAGGGTTGCCGGCGCGCTGAATGAAAAAGATGCTAAAAAGGCTGCCAAGGCAGTAGCCAACTCAAATCTGACCAAATGTGCACTTTTCGGCAATGACCCCAACTGGGGCCGGATCTCATGCGCTGTAGGGTATTCAGGGGCTTCTTTTTCAAAAGAGAAAATGACAATTCTTATGTGCGGAGTACCGGTTTTCAAGAATCTCCAGCCGGTTCCTTTTGATGAGAAAAAGCTTCACAAACTTCTAAAAAAGAAGGTGGTTGATATTGACATAAATCTGGGTAAAGGGAAAGCTGCGGCAATCGCTCATACCTGTGACCTAAGCTACGATTATGTCAAAATTAATGCCGAGTATCATACCTGA